AGATGGCCGGGTTCAGCGCCTGGATCACCGCCCTGTGGGTGGTCGCGCACCTGGTCATCCGCAAGTGGGCGCCCTACGCCGACCCGCTCCTGCTCCCCGCGGTCGCGCTGCTCGTCGGGCTCGGGCTGACGGTCATCCACCGCCTCGACCTCGCCGCCGAGCAGGTCGACAGCAACGTCACCCG
This region of Actinomycetes bacterium genomic DNA includes:
- a CDS encoding FtsW/RodA/SpoVE family cell cycle protein, with the translated sequence MAGPATDPRGDATGTPLPTRRGTEAVLLGFAVLITVVAQCIVDLTITGSLRPEMAGFSAWITALWVVAHLVIRKWAPYADPLLLPAVALLVGLGLTVIHRLDLAAEQVDSNVTR